In Paenibacillus ihbetae, the following are encoded in one genomic region:
- a CDS encoding RNA ligase family protein yields the protein MNKVKYPKTMHLPWSRSYTDDDKILRNTDHFAGQEVVITEKMDGENTTMYSNFIHARSLDSKDHSSRHYVKTLHGGIRYMIPEGYRLCGENVYAKHSLLYTSLPGYFMLFSVWNDRNICLSWDETEAWAEKLGIPLVPVLYRGVWSEEAAKQCYTKQSRCGGEQEGYVVRLASEFPYEDFKRSVAKFVRKNHVQTDEHWLSKPVEPNGLA from the coding sequence ATGAATAAAGTGAAATATCCGAAAACGATGCACTTGCCCTGGTCCAGAAGCTATACGGACGATGATAAAATTTTGCGAAACACGGACCATTTTGCAGGACAAGAGGTTGTGATTACCGAGAAAATGGATGGAGAGAACACAACGATGTACTCGAACTTCATTCACGCCAGGTCGCTCGACAGTAAAGATCACTCTTCCCGGCACTATGTGAAGACGCTGCACGGAGGAATCCGGTATATGATTCCGGAAGGGTACCGGCTTTGCGGAGAGAATGTATATGCCAAGCATTCGCTGCTGTATACCTCCTTGCCCGGCTATTTCATGCTGTTCTCGGTCTGGAACGACCGCAATATCTGCCTGTCTTGGGATGAAACTGAGGCGTGGGCGGAGAAATTAGGAATTCCGCTTGTTCCGGTTCTGTACCGCGGGGTGTGGAGCGAAGAAGCTGCAAAGCAGTGCTACACGAAGCAGTCCCGTTGCGGCGGAGAGCAGGAGGGGTACGTTGTGCGGCTCGCCTCCGAATTTCCTTATGAGGACTTTAAGCGCTCGGTCGCCAAGTTTGTCCGGAAAAATCATGTGCAAACCGACGAGCACTGGCTCAGTAAACCGGTTGAACCCAATGGCTTGGCCTAG
- a CDS encoding AAA family ATPase — MNTIHMLAGIPGSGKSEYAKECCKRERAVLVATDAIRERLFGSESRQKNTYRIFDEAFAEIEQALGSGRNVVFDATNVARDRRIQFLKRFSSFPVECHVCITPYELARERVQARKRKIEEKVLEKYAKNFEFPLLAEGFNKLHIVHTPADAGIERAALERLLERNPGHDELFAYLRRSPYFSVMLGYDQENPHHSKTLSEHTHAVLEYVHTFYEGEHLFEMQLAALFHDTGKPLCKVWKPNRGYYSYFGHEHVSAIIVCHVLKELGYGDDFILHVVNMVSFHMEILHGGDAGASKIYHLLGDRMLAELYFFAEADTFAK, encoded by the coding sequence ATGAACACCATTCATATGCTGGCCGGCATTCCCGGCAGCGGTAAGAGCGAATACGCAAAAGAGTGCTGCAAACGGGAAAGAGCCGTGCTTGTGGCGACGGATGCCATCCGGGAAAGATTGTTCGGGAGCGAGTCGCGTCAGAAAAACACCTACCGGATTTTTGATGAAGCTTTTGCCGAGATTGAGCAGGCGCTGGGGTCGGGAAGAAACGTCGTATTTGATGCGACCAATGTTGCCCGCGACCGAAGGATACAATTCCTGAAGCGGTTTAGCTCGTTTCCGGTGGAATGCCATGTCTGTATCACGCCCTACGAATTGGCCAGAGAACGGGTACAGGCGAGAAAGCGTAAAATCGAGGAAAAGGTGCTTGAGAAATATGCCAAAAACTTCGAGTTTCCCTTGCTTGCCGAAGGCTTCAATAAGCTGCATATCGTCCATACGCCGGCAGATGCCGGTATAGAGCGGGCCGCACTAGAGCGGCTTCTTGAACGGAACCCGGGTCATGACGAGCTGTTCGCTTACCTGCGGCGCTCTCCATATTTTAGCGTGATGCTGGGATATGACCAGGAAAATCCCCATCATTCCAAAACGCTGTCCGAGCATACGCATGCCGTTTTGGAGTATGTCCATACGTTTTACGAAGGGGAGCATCTGTTCGAAATGCAGCTGGCAGCCTTGTTTCATGATACTGGCAAGCCGCTGTGCAAGGTATGGAAGCCGAACCGGGGGTATTACTCCTACTTTGGACATGAGCATGTATCGGCCATTATCGTCTGCCATGTTTTGAAGGAACTGGGGTATGGCGATGATTTTATTTTGCATGTAGTGAACATGGTGAGCTTCCATATGGAGATTCTGCACGGCGGTGATGCCGGTGCTTCCAAGATCTATCATTTGCTTGGCGACCGGATGCTGGCAGAGCTGTATTTCTTCGCGGAAGCGGACACGTTTGCCAAATAG
- a CDS encoding WG repeat-containing protein, producing MTVNDQQLAQIAKAYLPHGAELVTIGKPMDHAAVIAADITGDRIPEIAGVYRLNDELYLFVLNDRNGSYEVIANIMGQGYAVTLLGAVPVMAPGKNQIIVGWQVGSIWSKLSIYDWTSEGLKDIAPPEMSYSYIDVLDIPGVSGPDGQAEIVLWIHDTGEAYRVEVVRWSQGRFVTAPDVYPRYFPVVVKYYERLTQKHPDYSFYWYYLADAQYRAGMPEAALASVRMALRFREPYPARETLLELESRIKRMLASRWEPRQPVGLFPASVKTTNRTKWGYIDRSGKLIIQPKYEDAQDFQDNGLAIVGMRGNYGLIDRSERYVVAPIYQSISPFSEHQAIVIDHQGFKMIDEHGNVLTRRAYPYISALKEGRAVYYVTDQGSGNGAASRYGYLDAEGREVIPAQFEEANDFADGKAVVKIKNNHYALIDSHGRRLADYPFAYVGPLGDGLLAFQQDPNGKYGYINEQGNIVISPTYTSAFPFHQGRAIVNTAEDYRWKYGVIDSQGKWIIQPEYNDIRDMNEERFALGRAVDPDQPYIGSIYAIADWGGKRLTEFMYRDVSDYQHGLASVYDGKQTYFIDRTGHPAPGYPRVDGSGSLTLEPGGLIKALVDQRLSYLDRSGHVIWRQNTVIPLNPPYQVIEEKYKPNPDYLVYYPQLAGMRDQAAQQTLNAKLREMSQVKSIPPNQQLDYSYTGDFDVIFYKQQLLELELTGYNYPFGAAHGMPTKVYAVINLDKGTMYELKDLFKPGSDYVKELSRIVGKQIQEDPHYSYVFPDSYKGISANQPFYVTEDALHLVFAPYEIAPYAAGFPTFTIPFTQIMNILNTEGEFWKAFHS from the coding sequence ATGACCGTTAACGATCAGCAGCTGGCGCAAATCGCTAAAGCCTATCTGCCCCACGGTGCTGAGCTTGTCACCATTGGTAAGCCCATGGATCATGCGGCAGTTATCGCTGCCGACATCACGGGAGATCGGATTCCCGAAATAGCCGGTGTATACCGACTGAATGATGAGCTTTATCTGTTTGTGCTAAATGACCGCAATGGCAGCTATGAGGTCATTGCCAATATCATGGGACAGGGATATGCGGTCACTTTATTAGGTGCGGTTCCTGTGATGGCTCCCGGCAAGAACCAAATTATCGTTGGTTGGCAGGTTGGGTCCATCTGGTCCAAATTGTCAATTTACGACTGGACATCGGAGGGACTTAAGGATATCGCACCTCCTGAAATGAGTTACAGCTATATCGATGTGTTGGATATCCCGGGGGTTTCGGGACCGGATGGCCAAGCTGAAATTGTGTTATGGATACACGATACGGGCGAAGCCTATCGAGTCGAAGTCGTCAGGTGGAGCCAAGGGAGGTTTGTGACCGCGCCGGATGTTTACCCTCGTTACTTTCCTGTCGTCGTAAAATACTACGAGAGGCTGACGCAAAAACATCCGGATTATTCCTTCTATTGGTATTACCTGGCGGATGCGCAATACCGGGCTGGAATGCCGGAGGCGGCTCTGGCGTCGGTTCGCATGGCACTCCGTTTCCGGGAGCCTTACCCTGCACGCGAAACGCTGTTAGAGCTTGAGAGCCGGATCAAGCGAATGCTGGCCAGCAGGTGGGAGCCCCGGCAGCCGGTCGGATTATTTCCGGCTTCCGTAAAGACCACGAATAGAACCAAGTGGGGATATATTGATCGCAGCGGAAAATTAATCATACAACCAAAGTATGAAGATGCACAGGATTTTCAGGATAATGGCCTTGCCATTGTAGGGATGCGCGGCAATTATGGTCTTATTGACAGATCTGAACGTTATGTAGTAGCGCCCATATATCAGTCCATCAGTCCGTTCTCGGAGCATCAGGCGATTGTGATCGATCATCAGGGATTTAAAATGATTGACGAACATGGAAATGTGCTGACGCGACGAGCATATCCGTACATTTCGGCACTTAAGGAAGGCAGGGCGGTTTATTATGTAACCGATCAGGGCAGCGGTAATGGAGCGGCCAGCCGATACGGATATCTTGATGCAGAAGGCCGGGAGGTGATTCCTGCCCAATTCGAGGAAGCGAATGATTTTGCCGATGGGAAAGCCGTTGTGAAGATAAAAAACAACCATTACGCTCTCATAGATTCCCATGGCCGGCGATTGGCCGACTATCCATTTGCCTATGTCGGACCGCTTGGCGATGGGCTGTTGGCTTTTCAGCAGGATCCAAACGGTAAATATGGTTACATCAACGAGCAGGGGAATATCGTTATATCGCCGACGTACACCTCGGCATTTCCGTTTCATCAAGGCAGAGCGATCGTGAACACGGCGGAGGATTACAGGTGGAAGTACGGGGTCATTGATTCACAAGGTAAATGGATCATCCAGCCGGAGTATAACGATATTCGGGATATGAATGAAGAACGGTTTGCGCTTGGGCGTGCAGTTGATCCCGACCAGCCATATATTGGCTCGATCTATGCCATTGCCGATTGGGGAGGGAAGAGACTTACTGAATTTATGTATCGTGATGTCTCCGACTACCAGCACGGCTTGGCTTCGGTTTATGACGGGAAGCAGACGTATTTCATTGACCGTACAGGACATCCCGCCCCAGGATATCCCCGAGTGGACGGCAGCGGTTCGCTCACGCTGGAACCCGGAGGGCTAATTAAAGCATTGGTCGATCAGCGCTTGTCTTACCTTGACCGGTCAGGCCACGTCATATGGAGGCAAAACACGGTTATTCCGCTGAACCCGCCCTATCAGGTCATCGAAGAGAAGTATAAACCCAATCCGGATTACTTAGTTTATTATCCACAGCTCGCGGGAATGAGGGATCAAGCAGCTCAGCAAACGTTGAATGCGAAGCTTAGGGAAATGTCGCAGGTCAAATCTATTCCTCCGAACCAACAGCTGGATTACTCGTATACGGGTGATTTTGACGTTATTTTCTACAAGCAGCAGCTCCTTGAACTGGAGCTCACCGGATATAACTATCCCTTTGGTGCCGCGCATGGCATGCCTACCAAAGTGTATGCCGTGATCAATCTTGACAAGGGGACGATGTATGAATTGAAGGATTTGTTTAAGCCGGGCAGTGATTATGTGAAGGAGCTCAGCCGTATCGTCGGCAAGCAGATTCAAGAGGATCCGCACTATTCGTATGTATTTCCGGATAGCTATAAGGGAATCTCTGCCAATCAGCCCTTTTACGTAACCGAGGACGCGCTGCATCTGGTGTTTGCCCCCTATGAGATCGCTCCTTATGCTGCTGGTTTTCCGACATTCACAATTCCATTCACTCAGATCATGAACATCCTAAATACCGAGGGGGAGTTCTGGAAGGCATTTCATTCATAG
- a CDS encoding helix-turn-helix domain-containing protein, whose translation MVDNLKQHGAQDRGVLIGHFRENENYAMTRPNGIDDWLIFYTIEGGGYLRTPAGEKTCGPGDVAVIRRGVPHTYGTIAGGVWHFMWAHFQRLPETTLMPDDEAWVCKMPNGTIQRRVLRIFRTLLHDFRDRGKLWQELCENQLSSLLLLVAEQLADRHDPRVSQVLRILSVRMQEPLTIDELAAAVRLSASRLSHLFKAETGQTILETLNGMRLEQAALLMTHAGRTASEAAVDVGFQSYNHFAALFRKRYGVGPANFRRKGTAAN comes from the coding sequence TTGGTTGATAACCTTAAGCAGCATGGAGCCCAAGACAGAGGCGTATTGATCGGACATTTTCGGGAGAACGAAAACTACGCGATGACGCGCCCTAACGGAATCGATGACTGGCTGATCTTTTACACGATCGAAGGAGGCGGATATTTGCGAACCCCCGCGGGTGAGAAAACCTGCGGTCCAGGTGATGTCGCAGTCATACGGAGAGGGGTGCCCCACACGTACGGGACGATCGCGGGCGGGGTATGGCATTTCATGTGGGCGCACTTTCAGCGGCTGCCGGAAACTACGCTGATGCCCGACGACGAAGCATGGGTTTGCAAAATGCCGAACGGGACCATACAGCGACGCGTGCTGCGGATATTCCGGACGCTGCTGCATGATTTCCGCGATCGCGGGAAGCTGTGGCAGGAGCTGTGCGAGAATCAGCTGAGCAGCTTGCTCCTGCTTGTCGCCGAGCAGCTTGCAGACCGACATGACCCTAGGGTTAGCCAGGTGCTGCGCATTCTATCCGTGCGGATGCAGGAGCCTCTGACCATCGATGAGCTCGCAGCTGCGGTGAGGCTCTCGGCTTCTAGACTTTCTCACTTGTTCAAAGCAGAGACCGGACAGACGATCCTGGAAACGTTGAATGGCATGCGTCTTGAGCAAGCTGCGCTGCTCATGACCCACGCCGGCCGCACGGCAAGTGAGGCCGCAGTCGATGTTGGCTTTCAGAGTTACAATCATTTTGCCGCACTGTTCCGCAAACGTTACGGCGTCGGCCCGGCGAACTTCCGCAGAAAAGGAACGGCTGCAAACTAA
- a CDS encoding phytanoyl-CoA dioxygenase family protein produces MSQVFKALSTEQMKQFETEGYLIVKEVFHPEEVEEIRMTFDEIGQTTIPGFFEPDLSTDRSDPLKRFPRVMHPHRFNPVAMKYMLHPGVMTILEDLYGEEAYAAQSMFYYKPPGSRGQALHQDNFYLKVEPGNCIAAWTAIDRCDEENGCMLLVPKTNTYEIVCPDVSDSKESFTTHYVKPPKDEKPVPAVMDPGDVLFFNGNLIHGSYRNKSKDRFRRAFICHYANSSADKISRWYNPLYRADGTALELEGNPDGGPCGIETPAYH; encoded by the coding sequence ATGTCGCAGGTGTTCAAAGCGTTGTCCACAGAGCAAATGAAGCAATTTGAAACCGAAGGTTATCTGATTGTAAAAGAGGTTTTTCATCCGGAGGAGGTTGAGGAGATCCGCATGACTTTCGATGAGATCGGACAAACAACGATCCCGGGTTTTTTCGAACCGGATCTAAGCACGGACCGGTCCGACCCGCTGAAGCGGTTCCCCCGTGTCATGCATCCGCATCGGTTCAATCCGGTTGCCATGAAGTACATGCTTCATCCCGGCGTCATGACGATTCTAGAGGACTTGTACGGTGAGGAAGCCTACGCAGCACAGAGCATGTTCTATTACAAACCCCCGGGATCCAGAGGACAGGCGCTGCATCAGGACAACTTCTACTTGAAGGTCGAGCCGGGCAACTGCATCGCCGCTTGGACGGCGATCGACCGGTGCGACGAGGAGAACGGCTGTATGCTGCTTGTGCCGAAAACGAATACGTACGAGATCGTCTGCCCGGATGTGTCGGATTCTAAGGAGTCGTTCACAACGCACTATGTCAAGCCGCCAAAAGACGAGAAGCCGGTGCCGGCCGTCATGGATCCAGGTGATGTGCTGTTCTTTAACGGAAACCTGATTCATGGCTCATACCGCAACAAATCAAAGGACCGATTCCGCCGGGCGTTCATTTGTCACTACGCCAACTCCAGTGCCGACAAAATTTCGCGCTGGTATAACCCGCTTTACCGTGCCGACGGGACCGCGCTTGAGCTCGAAGGCAATCCTGACGGAGGTCCCTGCGGCATCGAAACGCCAGCCTATCACTGA
- a CDS encoding DUF4179 domain-containing protein, translating to MNYHDPIDRELRQFFKSKTQDLVIPDTVQLAVENTLSSLPKRKKMNGNPLKRWRWVAVVIALLFVLGTVSIFTVPTFAEMLRSLFAKDNPDIGLLRAQELGLVHNPHVKVKDGGYTLVIDEAVADPTRVTLALQLFDRKGNHDRDKLVLIEPNNIMIKDDNGNAVGSMYDMGRTNDFYYMVAFFSEPLQTDKITIEGNIKVLGHQDEPSIEGNWDFSFHIDMKEANKQTQIEELSGSYTTPNGMTVTLKRLTKMVQGVRFEMETELDDTAMARSPGDLWEKQMLSFHFETLEGEELHSVNPRKWGYMDSLMTSDHRVIGKGRMRWSYTFKYLPEDEPYLFILDGYSVAERDGSRISFKPSELRRPEVFKILNDRYELVRASLEKSLSGDDTYETTVSFYGELENEMRHENWRAYDSGGKQYDITIRGSYSNINTSADNWREGRIGMGDRITHQPNEFRITGLYQIPEELTLVREVVDKRYIDTDWSVRLK from the coding sequence ATGAATTATCATGATCCGATCGATCGGGAGCTTCGACAATTCTTTAAGTCCAAAACACAAGATTTGGTCATTCCTGATACTGTGCAACTCGCTGTGGAGAACACTCTTTCCTCACTTCCTAAGCGGAAAAAGATGAATGGCAATCCTCTCAAACGATGGAGATGGGTAGCAGTAGTCATCGCCCTCCTATTCGTTCTTGGTACTGTTTCAATTTTTACAGTGCCGACATTTGCCGAAATGTTAAGATCTCTTTTTGCCAAAGACAACCCTGATATCGGACTCCTGCGAGCCCAGGAATTGGGACTGGTACATAATCCTCATGTTAAAGTGAAGGACGGAGGCTATACGTTGGTGATTGATGAAGCTGTTGCCGATCCAACCCGAGTGACTCTCGCTCTTCAACTGTTTGATCGAAAAGGGAATCATGATCGGGACAAGCTGGTTCTTATTGAACCGAACAATATTATGATCAAAGATGATAATGGAAACGCAGTAGGCAGCATGTACGATATGGGGCGCACGAATGATTTTTACTATATGGTTGCATTCTTTAGTGAACCGCTGCAAACCGACAAAATAACGATCGAGGGGAATATTAAGGTGCTAGGACATCAGGACGAACCATCAATAGAAGGAAACTGGGATTTTAGCTTTCACATAGATATGAAAGAGGCAAACAAACAGACCCAAATAGAGGAATTATCAGGCAGCTACACAACTCCGAACGGTATGACAGTTACATTAAAAAGGCTCACGAAAATGGTGCAAGGAGTACGTTTCGAAATGGAAACTGAACTTGATGATACGGCCATGGCGAGATCACCCGGCGATTTATGGGAAAAGCAGATGCTGAGCTTTCATTTCGAAACCTTAGAAGGAGAAGAACTTCATTCGGTGAATCCGAGAAAATGGGGTTATATGGATAGTTTAATGACATCCGATCATAGAGTGATCGGTAAAGGGAGAATGCGTTGGAGCTATACTTTCAAGTACTTGCCTGAGGATGAACCGTACCTTTTTATTCTGGATGGTTACTCGGTCGCGGAAAGGGACGGAAGCAGAATTTCCTTTAAGCCATCGGAGCTGAGGAGGCCGGAAGTTTTTAAGATATTGAATGATAGATACGAGTTGGTTAGGGCTTCGCTTGAGAAATCGCTAAGCGGTGATGACACATATGAAACTACCGTCTCATTCTACGGAGAATTGGAAAATGAAATGAGACATGAGAATTGGAGAGCATACGATTCAGGAGGAAAGCAATATGATATAACTATCAGGGGATCGTACTCAAACATTAATACCTCGGCTGATAATTGGAGAGAAGGACGGATCGGTATGGGGGATCGTATCACACATCAGCCCAATGAATTTCGGATTACGGGGTTATATCAGATTCCGGAGGAGCTTACCCTGGTAAGGGAAGTGGTGGATAAACGATATATAGATACTGACTGGTCCGTACGTCTAAAATAG
- a CDS encoding sigma-70 family RNA polymerase sigma factor has product MDLSENAKLAKLGDKEAFVLLIRTVQHSLFVIARTMLKNDEDCADAIQETIAKAFSNVHTLKEPSYFKTWIIRILIHECNRIIRKKKRVYPVPYDMRKTSYQGDFEQIELFEVIDELDEQLQPIVMLFYIEDLSIKDISKVLGVSEGTVKSRLFRARQQLSELALWEGEAKYELS; this is encoded by the coding sequence GTGGATTTATCAGAGAATGCAAAGCTTGCAAAGCTAGGAGACAAGGAAGCTTTCGTGCTATTAATACGAACAGTCCAACATAGCCTATTTGTTATAGCGAGAACAATGCTTAAAAACGACGAGGATTGTGCAGATGCAATACAGGAGACCATTGCCAAAGCTTTTTCTAATGTACATACACTGAAAGAGCCCTCTTATTTCAAAACATGGATCATTCGGATTTTGATACACGAGTGTAATCGGATAATTAGGAAAAAGAAGCGAGTGTATCCTGTCCCTTATGATATGAGAAAGACATCTTATCAGGGCGATTTTGAACAAATCGAGCTGTTTGAAGTGATCGACGAACTGGATGAACAGCTTCAACCCATTGTGATGCTTTTTTATATTGAGGATTTATCTATCAAGGATATATCAAAAGTGCTGGGCGTTTCTGAAGGAACTGTAAAATCACGTTTATTCAGGGCAAGACAGCAATTATCCGAGCTCGCCCTATGGGAAGGAGAAGCAAAGTATGAATTATCATGA
- a CDS encoding MFS transporter, producing MSETEDAQKIHWKRNIILFLSSQTLSLFGSALVQYAIMWHITLTTQSGIMMTLFIICGFIPTFLLSPFAGVWADRFNRKSLIIIADAMIAVVTLILAITFLLGYQAVWLLFVIAAVRALGGGIQTPAVGAILPQIVPQDKLTKVNGINGSLQALMMFVAPIVSAALLTMATIEMIFFIDVVTAAIAIFILFFFLKIPLHKKAADTQNTGYLDDFKQGLVYIGQHAFLKSFFIFFAIFFVLMAPAAFLTPLQVTRTFGDDVWRLTAIEIAFSVGMMAGGGIIASWGGFKNKVYTMAIASLVMALSTFALGIVPVFWLYLAIMAVFGIAMPVFNTPTTVMLQEKVDENYLGRIFGVFGMISTSMMPIGMLIFGPLADVVKVEWLLIGTGLLMLVLTVFFARNKRLLEAGKPLVVEASTD from the coding sequence ATGTCAGAAACCGAAGATGCTCAGAAAATCCATTGGAAAAGAAATATCATTCTCTTTTTAAGCAGCCAGACGCTCTCGCTGTTCGGTTCTGCCTTGGTGCAGTACGCTATTATGTGGCACATTACGCTGACGACACAGTCAGGCATCATGATGACGCTGTTCATCATCTGCGGTTTTATACCGACGTTTCTACTATCGCCGTTCGCAGGGGTTTGGGCCGATCGCTTCAATCGGAAGTCGCTTATCATCATTGCGGATGCCATGATCGCGGTGGTTACGCTCATCTTGGCCATCACGTTTTTGCTCGGTTACCAAGCCGTATGGCTGCTGTTTGTCATCGCCGCGGTACGCGCACTTGGTGGAGGTATTCAGACACCCGCTGTCGGAGCGATATTGCCTCAAATCGTACCTCAGGATAAGCTAACCAAGGTGAACGGCATTAACGGAAGCTTGCAAGCACTCATGATGTTTGTAGCGCCTATTGTCAGCGCTGCTTTGCTAACGATGGCTACGATCGAAATGATTTTTTTCATCGATGTCGTTACAGCGGCGATCGCGATCTTTATCTTGTTCTTTTTCCTTAAAATCCCGTTGCATAAAAAGGCAGCTGACACGCAAAACACAGGCTATCTCGACGACTTCAAACAGGGTTTGGTGTATATTGGACAACATGCCTTTTTAAAGTCATTCTTCATCTTTTTTGCCATCTTTTTCGTGCTTATGGCACCTGCGGCATTTTTGACTCCGCTGCAAGTCACGCGCACTTTCGGAGATGATGTATGGCGCTTAACCGCGATCGAAATCGCGTTTTCGGTAGGCATGATGGCAGGAGGGGGGATCATTGCGTCTTGGGGCGGCTTCAAAAATAAAGTCTACACGATGGCGATTGCCAGCCTCGTGATGGCATTGTCCACATTCGCGCTTGGCATCGTCCCCGTCTTCTGGTTGTATCTAGCCATTATGGCTGTATTCGGGATAGCCATGCCAGTCTTCAATACGCCGACGACCGTCATGCTGCAGGAGAAGGTGGATGAAAATTATTTAGGCCGGATCTTCGGCGTCTTCGGGATGATCTCGACTTCCATGATGCCGATCGGAATGTTGATCTTCGGACCGCTTGCCGATGTGGTCAAAGTCGAATGGCTGTTGATCGGTACCGGATTGCTTATGCTCGTGCTGACTGTATTCTTCGCTCGCAACAAGCGATTGCTCGAAGCCGGGAAGCCGCTGGTGGTCGAGGCATCAACGGATTAG
- a CDS encoding glycerophosphodiester phosphodiesterase, producing MNSRPKYVAHRGLSMFAPENTIAAFELAGKSGFWGIECDTYCTTDGRWIVHHDRTVDRMTNGMGRTKDFSFKDIRKLDIVAGNGIGDYTGLYIPTLEEVLSVCVSYGMHAFIEIEEYHQDGDLDVLVELVRSTGMAGQSSFICFNADDLMKVRAIDETVPLGYLSAKPPTAEDLQLISRLQPAFLDYDYRTTTPEDVQNCARAGFDVSIWTVNEQEISKPFEEAGAAYITTDTILWNTREPGNL from the coding sequence ATGAATAGTAGACCGAAATATGTGGCACATCGAGGATTAAGCATGTTCGCACCTGAGAACACCATTGCTGCATTTGAATTGGCGGGAAAGTCGGGCTTTTGGGGGATTGAATGCGATACCTACTGCACGACGGATGGTCGCTGGATTGTCCATCATGATCGGACCGTCGACCGAATGACGAACGGGATGGGGAGGACTAAGGATTTCTCATTCAAGGACATTCGCAAATTGGATATCGTTGCAGGCAACGGAATTGGCGACTACACCGGCTTGTACATTCCAACGCTTGAGGAAGTGCTGTCTGTCTGTGTATCCTATGGTATGCACGCTTTTATCGAAATCGAGGAATATCATCAAGACGGTGATCTGGATGTGCTGGTAGAGCTTGTGCGCAGCACGGGCATGGCGGGACAAAGCAGTTTCATATGTTTCAATGCCGATGATCTGATGAAGGTGCGTGCGATTGATGAAACGGTGCCTCTTGGCTATTTGTCAGCCAAACCACCTACTGCTGAAGACCTGCAGCTTATTAGCCGGCTGCAGCCGGCTTTTCTAGATTACGATTATCGGACAACGACACCCGAAGACGTACAAAACTGCGCCAGGGCTGGATTTGACGTCTCGATTTGGACGGTTAACGAACAGGAAATATCAAAGCCGTTTGAAGAAGCGGGAGCCGCCTATATTACAACGGACACGATTTTGTGGAACACGAGGGAGCCTGGTAATCTTTAG
- a CDS encoding carbohydrate ABC transporter permease → MRHEKGLDRLFTILVYSMLLLASALAIFPLFYVLSVSFSTEFEYLTRGFFVIPKQFTLDGYMYLLAHPGFTSAFRNAVIISAVGTLLNIVLTSLMAYGLSKRWLKFRDSLNFMVFFTLLFSGGMIPTYLVVRSLHLLDSFWAIWLSTAIAPFNVIVMRSFFQSMPSEIDESARIDGSGEWRLFLSIIVPLSKPVIATFTLFYLVTNWNTYFSAILYLNDADLMPLQVFLRQMLVEDDPTISNASNVMYKYTPAAKMAAIILTALPLLVIFPFLQKHFNKGVMLGSVKG, encoded by the coding sequence ATGAGGCACGAAAAAGGCCTTGATCGATTATTTACGATTCTTGTGTATAGCATGCTTTTACTTGCGTCAGCATTGGCTATTTTTCCCTTGTTTTACGTGCTCTCCGTTTCCTTCTCAACAGAATTCGAGTATTTAACGCGCGGGTTCTTCGTGATCCCGAAGCAGTTCACCTTGGATGGGTACATGTATTTATTGGCACATCCCGGGTTTACTTCCGCATTTCGCAATGCGGTTATCATTAGCGCTGTTGGAACCTTGCTGAATATTGTGCTGACCTCTCTCATGGCTTACGGCTTGTCCAAGCGGTGGCTGAAATTTCGGGATTCATTGAATTTTATGGTGTTCTTCACATTGTTATTCTCGGGCGGAATGATCCCAACCTATCTGGTCGTCCGTTCTCTCCATCTTTTAGACAGCTTCTGGGCGATTTGGTTAAGCACCGCAATTGCGCCGTTCAATGTCATTGTGATGAGAAGCTTCTTTCAGTCCATGCCTTCCGAAATTGATGAATCGGCGAGAATTGACGGAAGCGGGGAATGGCGTTTGTTTTTGTCGATTATCGTCCCGCTTTCCAAACCCGTGATAGCTACCTTTACCTTGTTTTATTTGGTAACCAATTGGAATACATATTTTAGTGCGATTCTTTATTTAAACGATGCCGACCTGATGCCGCTTCAAGTATTTCTAAGACAGATGCTGGTCGAGGATGACCCGACTATATCCAATGCGTCGAACGTCATGTATAAATATACGCCTGCGGCCAAGATGGCGGCGATTATTTTAACGGCCTTGCCGCTGCTGGTGATCTTTCCGTTTTTGCAAAAGCACTTCAATAAAGGGGTCATGCTGGGTTCGGTTAAAGGATAA